TTGTATAGGGGGTTTTCCACTTCATTTTCTACCATCCAGGCAGATACAAAAGCTCCTCCACGGCTGACAAGTCCGCCTTCACGGCCCTGTCTTTTTAATCGCTTGAGGGTTTCTCGGTTCACACTGCAGTGAATAGCCATAAAGTCCACACCGTCTTTGGCCTGTTTTTCAATGGCTTTGAACATGGATTCTTCTTCCATGTAAATAGCAGAACCTTTTTCTCGAATGGTTTCCACAGCGGCCTGGTAAATAGGTACGCTTCCTACTGGTAAGTCTGAGACTTTTAAAATCCTTTGTCTGATTTCATCCAGGTCTCCACCTACGGAAAGTTCCATTAAAGTATCAGCGTGATGGGCCATGGCTACTTTGGCCTTTTCTTCTTCCAAGTCAAAGTCACAGATATCGGTTGAAGTCCCGATAGTTGCATTTACTTTGGTCCTTAGTCCAGCTCCAATACCCACAGCTTTTGCATTGTCCCGGTTTATGTTACTAGGGATGGCTATGGTTCCTTGAGCTACGGATTTTCTGATGAATTCTTCAGAAACGTTTTCGGCTTGAGCCACCGCTTTCATTTCCTCTGTTATTATGCCTTTCTTTGCGTCATCCATTTGTGTCATAGAATCACCATGTTTTAAATTTTTAAACTCACGACCTTACTTGAAACATGAATCAAGCCTTTTTTTTGGCCGGAGCAATATTGGAATCAAAATTTATCAATAATATCATGGTTGATATGATAGTTAATAGTAAAATAATCTATCATAGTGCAGTTAATATCTCTGTTCCATAATAAAAGATATACTGTTTTAATTTTCCCTTATATATAAATAAGACGATTCCAGTATGCTCTTATTGGAGTTTCTAGTATATATTAACAATAGTTATAATATTTTTATATGGTAAAATAATAAAATAGTTACTCATTTCAATTATCTCATTATTTTAATTTGGATTATATAATAATTTAAAAATAAGAATGTAAAAGAATTAATGTTCATCTATTTATTAATCACTCATTCATTCTCTTTAAGGCCATTTCATAATCGGGAACGTTGGTCTGGCAGCCTTGTGCTTCTACAATAAATGAAGAAACAGCTGATGCAAATTTAGCACAATATTTCAGCGGCTTATCTGCTAAATAGGCCCTTAAAAAACCGGCACGATAAGAATCTCCGGCGCCGGTAGGATCCACGGCCTCTCGGAAAACGGCCTCTACCTTGATATTATTTCCATCAGCATAAACCGTGCTTCCTTCTTTACCATAAGTCTTTACCACAATATTTGGCCCGCATTCTCGAAGCTCCTGCATGTTCATGCCTAAAGTTTCTTTTATACGGTCTATTTCAAAGTGATTACCAAATAAAATGTCACACAAACAAACAACTTCCTTTAATTCCTCAGGAGAATACATGTGCAAGTCCTGACCTGGATCAAAGGATATTAGTTTTCTATTTTCTCGAGCAAATTCTCCACACTTGCGATTAAAACTAGGATCTCCAGTGGCTAGATGCACGCCCCGGGTATTTTTAATAGCTTCTTCTGGTACAGGGGCATTTTTAAAGTTTTTAGCTGCTCCCCAGTAGAAATAACTAATCTGATCCTTATTAGCATCAGTCAATACAAATGCAGTGGGAGTATTGTCTTCCGGAACCACTATCATGTGCTCGGTGTCAATCCCAGTATCATTTAAGAATTTTCTGTAGGCTGATTCTTTAAAATCACCACCCACAGCAGATACAAGTCCTGTATCAAGACCTAAACTTGCCCCTACCACAGCTACATTGGCTGCGGCACCCCCATGAAGATTTTTCATCTTTTCAATGGAGGTAGATGAATTAGGGGATGGAAACTCCCCTACTTGTATAATATAGTCAAAAGCAGTATGGCCTATGGCCAGTAAATCCCTTTTATCACTCAATAAATCACCTGGCTTATGTTGGTTTTCGCAGTACTTAAAATTTTTCAAGATGTGGTATTTTGTTTCAATTAAGAATAATAATTTAATAATATTAGTAACACTAATTTATTTAGAACTGTTTAAATTCATGATTTTGGAGAAAAAATATGGTTAGTACAGTAACCACCACAACTACATATGTATCACTGGGACAACTTTTATTTTTGCTTTTTTTCTTTTAATAATCGCAGGAATAATTATCCTGGTGGTAATTAAATTAAAAAACGAAATAAATCGGAATAATATTTCCATTTTCTTTTTACATTCATTAAATCGACTTAAAACCCTGGTTTTCAACAATTCTCTGCCCGGGCCCCAGTATAAAATCAACAAACGCTTCAATTTCCGGGTTAAAGTTCCCGTAACGCACTAGACTAATCACGTGAGTGGTTTCTTCTTTTAAAATATCACTACCGGAAAAAAAACTGGCATTTAGGAAAGTGTGGATATTATCTCCATTTTCAACCAGCTTATAGGCCTCAAAAGGTGATTTGACTTCTTTTACAATTTCAAAAGGAATTTTTCTGTTCTGCAATGTTTTCCAGGCCAGCCTTTGGGAGGAACTGGAAACCGCAATAAACTGAGAATTTATAAGTTCTTCCAAGCTGTTTATTTCGTCTCCAGGACTTGATATTAGTACCAAGTGGTCAAAGGCAATGGGTGTAAAATCCAAATCTCGCTGAAAGGCAATTAAAGGATCGTCCAATGCTAGGATATCCAGGAGTTCTTTTTGGGCCAGATAAAATGAGCTCTCATCATCGCTGCCATATATTACTGCATCCAGGCCAAATTCCGCGGCGAGTGTGGCTAAAAGTCCGGAAGAAATATGCCCTCCACATATAACTGGTTTTTTATTGGATTCCATTTTAGTTAAATAACTGCGATGGATTTCCAGAATTTCTAGCCCCTGAGGGGTCAGCTCGGATCCAGCACCCGTACTTTCCACCACTTTAAAACCTAATTTGATCTCTGCTTCCAATATGCGACGGTTTAAAACAGGAGCGGAAATTCCCAATTCTTTCGCGGCCTTACGTTGGGACCAGGTCTGTGATATCAATTGCAGGGCTTGGAAAAATTTGTAAGTGAAGGCATGGTCATTGATTTCCATCCCTAAGAGTGGATTAAATTTCATGGGTTTCTAAAACTATCCTATTATTTTATTAGCTATATTTTATTTTTTAAATCAAATATTTCCTTAATAACATGTAAGAATATAATCTAAAAAATATCATAACCTTATATTATAGAATCAATTGATTATAATTTAGTATTGTGTTCATGGAATTAATATATTCCAATTAAAAAGGCATTATAATTCTTTATTATCTAAATTTGATTTATTGTTAATCATATCGATTATAAAATTATTTAAATTACAATGGGGCCGTAAAATGATTATAAATGATGCTATTAATGAAATAATGGAAAATGTGCAGGAAGTCTCTGAGGAACTGGATGAAAAAACCATAAATGAAATGATGGAAATCATAATTGCCTCTAAAAACATATTCGTGCTGGGATTGGGCCGTTCTGGGCTAGTGGCCAAGGCCTTTGCCATGAGATTGATGCACCTTGGATTCAGCGTTTATGTGGTGGGAGAGACCATAACTCCAGCTATTCATGATGATGACTGTTTGGTGGCCATATCTGGATCTGGAGAGACCAGTTACATTATCAGCACGGCCAATATAACCGACAAAAGAGGGGCTAAAATCATTGCCGTTACTTCTTATGAGGAATCTACTCTGGCCAGCCTATCTGACTTGGTGGTACCTGTTAAGGGCCGTACTAAAATAGATATGGAAAAAGATTATATTACTCGGCAAATGGGTGGTAAACATCAGTCTTTGGCTCCTTTGGGAACTTTATTTGAGATTTCAACACTTATAGTCCTGGATGGGTTCATTGCAGAGCTCATGAATAAAATGGAGAAAACAGAAGAGGATATGAAGCTCAAGCACAATGTACTGGAGTGAAATAATTCTATCTTTATTATTTTTACGGAATATTATACAATAAGCTGATTTTCTAATTTATTTAAAAAAAGAATTATTTTAAATTTTATTTTAATTTTACTTTATAGATTATTATTTTAAGAATTTATTTATCTTTAAATAATTTTATTTCTAGAGCAAAATTCTCTCAGCATGGCTGTAGATATTGAACCGATCCCCTCTTACAAAACCTAACATGCAAACTCCTGCTTCCTGGGCCACAGCATAACCTGATGTAGTAGGGGCAGCATTGGATGCTAGAACCGGTATTCCTACCCGGGCAATTTTTATTAGCATATCGGCGGGCATACGCCCACTATAAATAATGAAACTATTTTTAAAATCCACTTCTTCCAATAAACCTGCCCCAATAACTTTATCCACGGCCACGTGCCGACTTACATCTTCTCGAGATAAAAATTTGTCCTTATAAATCAAAGCAGCGACGTGTGTGCCGCCAGTTTCCTGCCAGATACGGGCACTTTCTTTTAATCGATTGAAAGAATTAATAATAGTTTCTTTGTCCACAGTAAACTCAGATTCAACTTTGTTTACAAATTCAATCTTCTGTCTCCACCCTCCAAAACAATCAGAACCTACTACTAGCTCTTGAATTATGTCAAAGTCCTCCATGTCCACCTGGACATTGATGGTATGGTCCTCAATGTTGATTTCATTTATATTCTCCAAAGAACGAATAAGACCTTCTCCAAGGAGATAACCTACTGCAAACTCTTTTAAAGAATCAGGACTGATAGAAAATTTTCTTTTCAGGGTCTCATTGGCAATTAGTTCTATTTCCTCGTCTTTGACCACTTTTTCCATAATGGGCTGTGAACCACCCTGGACTTTAATAGCTGAAACTGTATCGTACATCTGTGACATGGGAACACCTTAAAATTGAGTTTAATGAATTATTATAATATTTTATGATATAACTTTAGATTATAAGACTTTAAAGTTAATATTTTAGAACATTAACTAGCTAAATAATATCAATTGCATTAAAACAGAAAATTAATAATAAAAAAAATTAATTTATTCATTTATTATATCATCAGCCCAGGAAATAGCTGCTGCAACATTAGGAAATCCAATAATACTGGTTACTAATAAAAGGGCCTGATAGACTTCTTCGGGACTTGCTCCTGCTTCAATAGCTCTTTTGGTATGGCTGTGCACTGCTCCTTCAGATCTTATGGCTGCTGATGCTGCCAGTTGAATCAAATGGGCATTTTTATGTTCAATGGGCCCGCTTTCCCTTACAGCTTTCCCTAAATCACCTAAAATTGAACTGTATTCCTGATACCTATCTCTTATACTCACATAATGTTTTGGAAACTCTTCAGCCATTTTTTAACCTCTTAAATTTTTAATATAACTTTTATTTAGATTTTTAAATTCGCAGTACCGATTTCATAAAAATATTTTCCTTCTTGGATTAAATATTTTACACACATATTAATTTATATAGGCGAAGGCTATAATAAATTTTATTAAAAATTAATCCTGTGGGACTAAAACAGGGTTTTCTATACTAGTTTTCGATGGTTTATAAATAAATAAGATTTAATTCACTTTATTGGCCATGAAATATAACTAAATTTTAAATTACCAGTTTATAATCTATGGATTTTATGGAGGATAATATGCACGAGTTAGATAAAATTTTATCCAACTACAAAGGAGAAAAATCAGATTTAATCCCCTTACTTCAGGATATTCAATCAAAATATGGCTATTTGAGTGAGGAACTCATGGGTGAGGTTTCAAAATTTACGGGGGTACCAGAAAGTGAAATATATGGTGTTGCTACATTTTACACCCAATTTCGATTCAACCCCAAAGGAAAAAAACACATCGCAGTCTGTACTGGAACAGCATGTCATGTAACTGGGGCCCAACAAATAATTGAGGGTATGGAACGCCACCTGGACATAAAAGAAGGAGAAACTACTCCTGATGGTGAATACTCTCTGGAATCAGTGGCATGTTTGGGATGCTGCGCACTGGCTCCTGCGGCTATGGTAGATGATGAAATAAAGTCTAAGTTATCTTTAAGAGGTATAAAGAAACTTTTCAGGGGATACAATCCTAAAAATTAGTTTCAAATAAGTTTAACTATTTTTTAGATTAAATTGGCAGGGGAAAAATCATGAACTTTAAAGAAATGGTCCAGCAAGAAAAAAAGGACTATGATTCACTATTTTCTAAAGAAAATGCTGTTTTGATTGGTTCAGCTACTTGTGGAAACTCGGCCGGGGCCCAAATAGCAAAAGAGACAATTGAATCTGAAATCGAAAAAGCCGAATATCATGCAGAAATAATTGAAGTGGGATGTATAGGCTTATGTTATGCTGAACCAATTATAATGGTCTTAAAACCACAAAAACCAGCAGTAATATATGGAAATGTTACTAAAAAAGTGGCCAGAGAGATAACTAAATCTCACCTTATCAATGATGTTCCTTTACCAGAATATGCTCTGGGAAGCTGGGGAGAAGGAGAGATAGGCGGAATAAGTCCTCTTTTTGAACAAAAATCTATGAAGATGCAGGAACGTAGAATTCTCCGAAACTGTGGCTTTATTGATCCTACTAATATGGGACACTATTTGGCCCAGGGAGGATACTCCGGTTTCATGAGAGCTTTAAAAATGGATTCCTCAGAGATAATTGAGGAAATGAAAAAGGCAGGTGTCCGGGGAAGAGGTGGAGCAGGATTCCCCACCTGGATGAAATGGCAGTTCTGCCTGGATTCTAATCAGGAGACCAATTATCTGGTGTGTAATGCAGATGAAGGAGACCCTGGAGCATTCATGAATCGCTCTCTTTTAGAAAGTGATCCCCACTCTGTTTTGGAAGGAATACTAATTGCGGCCAAGACAATTGGGGCTGAAAAGGCCTACATATACTGCCGGGCAGAATATCCTCTGGCCCTAGAACGATTAAAAATAGCCATCTCCCAGATGAAGGAGCGAGGATTCCTGGGTGAAAATATTCAGGGTTCTGGATTCAATCTGGAGATTATTATAAAAGAAGGGGCCGGAGCTTTTGTCTGTGGTGAAGAAACAGCGCTTTTGGCTTCTATTGAAGGTGAAAGGGGAACTCCTCGAACCAGACCACCATTTCCCACCACTAAAGGTTTGTTTGGCAAGCCCACAGTTATAAATAATGTAGAAACCATGGCCAGTGCCACGTTCATCATGCATAGGGGTGCAGATAGCTACTCAAAAATGGGGACTGATGAAAGTAAGGGAACTAAAACCTTCGCTCTGGTGGGACAGGTAAAACACACGGGATTAATTGAAGTACCTCTAGGAACCACATTAAAAGAAGTAATATTTGATATTGGTGGTGGAATTATTGATGGTGGGGAATTCAAGGCTGTACAGATTGGTGGACCATCTGGTGGATGTATACCTGCCCAGCATATTGATACTCCCATTGATTACAGCTCACTCATAGGTGTAGGGGCCATGATGGGTTCAGGAGGCTTGGTGATCATGGATCAAGGCACCTGTATGGTGGAAGTGGCCCGTTATTTTCTGGAATTTATTCAAAGAGAATCCTGTGGTAAATGTGTTCCCTGTAGGCTGGGAACCAAACAGATGCTGGATATTTTGACGGATATAACTACTGGTAATGGTACGGAGCAGGATTTGGAATTACTACCTGAACTGGCGGCGGCCATTAAAAAAGGATCGCTCTGTGCATTGGGTCAGTCTTCACCGAATCCTATCTTAACCACCACCCGTTTTTTCATGGATGAATACGAGGCCCACATCAAAGATGGTGTTTGCCCGGCATTAGATTGTAAGGACTTTATAAAATATACTATTGATGCTGAAATGTGCGATGGTTGCATGGTATGTCTTAAATCCTGTCCTGTAGGAGCTATCACGGGATCTAAAGATGCAATTCATGTTATTGATGTTGAAACCTGTGTTAAGTGTGGTACCTGTCTGGATTTATGCAAAAGAAAGAAAAATGCCGTTAAACTGGTAGATGCTCAATGAACAAATTTTTTAAATTTAAATTTCTTTTTTAACTAATCCGGAAAATAAACATGACCGAACTAGTCACATTACTCTTAGAAATCGTGCCTATAGCTCTGGCAGCAGCTATTAGCCCTACTAGCTTTGCTCTGGTCATTGTTTTACTGTCACTTTCAAAAAGACCCAAGACCGGTGGAACTGGCTTTTTAGCAGGATCATTTATAGTAATTCTGGGAGCTGCTTTATTAGGTATGCTAGCTGCCGAAGGTTTTTTATTAACTCGGACCGAGCCTGGGCCACTTAAAGCAAGTATAGACTTCATTTTAGGAATTATCGTACTTTATTATGGGATTAAAATTCTTTTAAAAAAGAATGACTGGTTTGATGAGAAAGAACTGGAACTCCCTCTAAATAATAAATCTGCCACTTCAGAATTTTTTAGCAGTATGGTTCTGGCCATAGGTCTTTTTGCCCTTAATTTTATTACCACGGCTCTGGTTTTTCTTGGTGGAAGTAAAATAGCGGCGGCCGAGGTGGGATGGGTGGGTACCCTAATATCTTTATTAGTCTTAATGGCTATAACTCTGTCAATGGTAGCCTTACCAGTTTTAATATACTTTTTAACTCCCAAAAAGGCGGATAATATTCTTTCTAAATTGAATCAATGGATTAAAAAGAATGGTCATTACTTAACTGCTATTTTAGTTCTTGTGATTGGATTATATTTCCTTTTTAATGGATTGGAAGGTTTAAACTGGATATAATGATCATTATTTTAAAAAAATACCTAAAATAATTTTTTAAAAAAATAAAACATTTTGGAAATAAAATTAATTAAAAAAAAAATAATGGCATTATAATGTATCTTTTCCAGAACTGGCATTATAAGAATGTGTCTGGATAAATTCTCCCTTATCTACCCAGGTTCCATTAACTAAAAAGAAAGGACCACTCCATTCAGAATTAAATTGGCCCCCATTACTGGTTATTCTGGTTAATTTAACATTTACCTGGACCTGATTTAAAGAGATTTTGGTAATATTCTCTATTTTTATGCTGCTGAGAATGTATCCATTACTGACTCCGTTCTGCTTAAATAATAGATTAAAATTGCTGAAAAACAACTCTACAGATTTGGTAATGTTTTTTTTCAGGGCCAAGTCCTCTGGTTTGATTGAGCTTTGATTTTGGGAGGTACTATTCTTGTGAACTGTTTCTTTAACATGTTCGGGTTCCATGCCCAGAGTAGGCACGCTAAAAACTCCCCACACTAAAACTAGTCCTATTAAAACAGTAACAATTACAATAATGGGTTTGGTAAGATTTAAATTTCTAATCCAGTTTTGAATAGGTTTCACTCGACCTTCACTAACACTATTTTTTGTTTTTAATACGGGGTTTAATTCAGGCTTATCACCTAAATAACGGTTTAATATAACTCCTAAAAAACCCCCTAAAGGTCCTAAAATCAAGAAATAAGGACCAATCCATATTATGGAAATTAATCCTGCTAAAAGCCCGGTGCTTATTCCGGTAATGTAGTCTGATTCCATTGATAAATATACGGAAATCACGCCGGCCATAAGAGGCAGCAAAAACAGGGCATCATTACCTATAAAAAATTTTAAAATAATACTAATCAAAAGTCCTGTAAAAAGCCCGGCAATAACGGCCACATAATTAAAATTGTTCCAAAATTTATTCAAAACTAAGCCTCCATTGGCAATGTAAATATAATTTTAATCTAATTTGTTCATGATATTTATTTGATGCTTAAAATGTATAGTTGTTAAACCCTAAATGGGTTATTAATTAATGAAATTATAATTTCCAGTTTTGAGGGAATTTGTAAATGATAAACAGTCCAGCTAATACCATCAGAACAAAGAAAGTTCCATTGTAAAACAGACTACCCGTATAATTGGGGTTAGTAATCTGTAGATAGGTTATAATTGACATTGCCACCAGAACGGCGGAGGTCACTGCGACGAAAATAGTTTTATTTTCATATTTTTTATACATGAACAGGCCGCAAATCAGAAATATTGCTCCTACGGTGAGGCTTGTAGTATTAATGTCCCCAATACCAAGTAATAAGAATAAAAGCCCTAAAATTATATATAAAATTGATTTTTGCATTTTTGTACCTCAAATATTCTTACTTAAAGATTGGACATTAGTGAATATAAACACCACAGACTTAGGTGTTTAAGGAGATAACTGTTTAACAATAATTAATAAAAACAAATATTAATTTAAATATTTAATTAAATGACATAATGTTTATCTCAATTAGAATATTCGATTTTAAACATATTTAAAAGGTGATAATATGGATATCTCATCTCAATTAGTATTATTAGAAGGCAAAGACGTTATATTTAAATGGGGAGAAGATGGACGACAATTAGAAGGAAAAATAACTAAAATACATGGAAAACATAATGCCTTCACAGCGGAATATTATGATCCTGAGCTGGATGCCGGGGCCGGCACACTGGTTTCATTTACCAATGTGGCCCGGATTGATGGGAATTTAGTCGTTTTTAAAAAGTAATTTATATTCCCTTTACCAATCATTCCACTTTCTTATTCTATGCTCTGATAACTGGCCTGGAATTTTTTTTCTAGTAGTAGTATTATGAAGAAAATTAGGCCTAAAGAATTCGTTTTGGGAATTTATTTCCAGGAAATAAAAATACAGATTAAAATTTGAATTCGATAAAAACATAAATCATCTAATAGAAATATTAAACTGGTGATAAAATGGATTTTAAAGATTGTATAAAATTTGCCAATGAAACGCCAGTCTGTTATCTGGCCACGGCAGAAGGAGATCAACCAAGAGTAAGGGCCCTAGGATTCTGGTTTGCTGATGAAACTGGGTTTTACTT
Above is a window of Methanobacteriales archaeon HGW-Methanobacteriales-1 DNA encoding:
- a CDS encoding sugar kinase, whose product is MSDKRDLLAIGHTAFDYIIQVGEFPSPNSSTSIEKMKNLHGGAAANVAVVGASLGLDTGLVSAVGGDFKESAYRKFLNDTGIDTEHMIVVPEDNTPTAFVLTDANKDQISYFYWGAAKNFKNAPVPEEAIKNTRGVHLATGDPSFNRKCGEFARENRKLISFDPGQDLHMYSPEELKEVVCLCDILFGNHFEIDRIKETLGMNMQELRECGPNIVVKTYGKEGSTVYADGNNIKVEAVFREAVDPTGAGDSYRAGFLRAYLADKPLKYCAKFASAVSSFIVEAQGCQTNVPDYEMALKRMNE
- a CDS encoding LysR family transcriptional regulator, with the translated sequence MKFNPLLGMEINDHAFTYKFFQALQLISQTWSQRKAAKELGISAPVLNRRILEAEIKLGFKVVESTGAGSELTPQGLEILEIHRSYLTKMESNKKPVICGGHISSGLLATLAAEFGLDAVIYGSDDESSFYLAQKELLDILALDDPLIAFQRDLDFTPIAFDHLVLISSPGDEINSLEELINSQFIAVSSSSQRLAWKTLQNRKIPFEIVKEVKSPFEAYKLVENGDNIHTFLNASFFSGSDILKEETTHVISLVRYGNFNPEIEAFVDFILGPGQRIVENQGFKSI
- the hxlB gene encoding 6-phospho-3-hexuloisomerase; the encoded protein is MIINDAINEIMENVQEVSEELDEKTINEMMEIIIASKNIFVLGLGRSGLVAKAFAMRLMHLGFSVYVVGETITPAIHDDDCLVAISGSGETSYIISTANITDKRGAKIIAVTSYEESTLASLSDLVVPVKGRTKIDMEKDYITRQMGGKHQSLAPLGTLFEISTLIVLDGFIAELMNKMEKTEEDMKLKHNVLE
- a CDS encoding formate dehydrogenase family accessory protein FdhD encodes the protein MSQMYDTVSAIKVQGGSQPIMEKVVKDEEIELIANETLKRKFSISPDSLKEFAVGYLLGEGLIRSLENINEINIEDHTINVQVDMEDFDIIQELVVGSDCFGGWRQKIEFVNKVESEFTVDKETIINSFNRLKESARIWQETGGTHVAALIYKDKFLSREDVSRHVAVDKVIGAGLLEEVDFKNSFIIYSGRMPADMLIKIARVGIPVLASNAAPTTSGYAVAQEAGVCMLGFVRGDRFNIYSHAERILL
- a CDS encoding alkylhydroperoxidase — protein: MAEEFPKHYVSIRDRYQEYSSILGDLGKAVRESGPIEHKNAHLIQLAASAAIRSEGAVHSHTKRAIEAGASPEEVYQALLLVTSIIGFPNVAAAISWADDIINE
- a CDS encoding NADH-quinone oxidoreductase subunit NuoE, which produces MEDNMHELDKILSNYKGEKSDLIPLLQDIQSKYGYLSEELMGEVSKFTGVPESEIYGVATFYTQFRFNPKGKKHIAVCTGTACHVTGAQQIIEGMERHLDIKEGETTPDGEYSLESVACLGCCALAPAAMVDDEIKSKLSLRGIKKLFRGYNPKN
- a CDS encoding NADH-quinone oxidoreductase subunit F, yielding MNFKEMVQQEKKDYDSLFSKENAVLIGSATCGNSAGAQIAKETIESEIEKAEYHAEIIEVGCIGLCYAEPIIMVLKPQKPAVIYGNVTKKVAREITKSHLINDVPLPEYALGSWGEGEIGGISPLFEQKSMKMQERRILRNCGFIDPTNMGHYLAQGGYSGFMRALKMDSSEIIEEMKKAGVRGRGGAGFPTWMKWQFCLDSNQETNYLVCNADEGDPGAFMNRSLLESDPHSVLEGILIAAKTIGAEKAYIYCRAEYPLALERLKIAISQMKERGFLGENIQGSGFNLEIIIKEGAGAFVCGEETALLASIEGERGTPRTRPPFPTTKGLFGKPTVINNVETMASATFIMHRGADSYSKMGTDESKGTKTFALVGQVKHTGLIEVPLGTTLKEVIFDIGGGIIDGGEFKAVQIGGPSGGCIPAQHIDTPIDYSSLIGVGAMMGSGGLVIMDQGTCMVEVARYFLEFIQRESCGKCVPCRLGTKQMLDILTDITTGNGTEQDLELLPELAAAIKKGSLCALGQSSPNPILTTTRFFMDEYEAHIKDGVCPALDCKDFIKYTIDAEMCDGCMVCLKSCPVGAITGSKDAIHVIDVETCVKCGTCLDLCKRKKNAVKLVDAQ